The genomic region cccagtgtgatcaggagtgcaacgaaatctcgggaacgcacccccgtgcgaatggtggcacccccgtgcggatgcgatgACCAGCACTAGCCCGGATATGCACTACCAGTGCAGCTGCTCGTGCCACCCCAACCCCGGAGACGCACACCTGTGCAACGATTGGCACCCCCGTTCGAGATCcaagaccagtcaactctgctgatgtcataAAAGTATGGTGCAACGTAATGAAAACGTGAACGGTCGTGCACTTTattggcacgaccgtgcgatcgtaaaatgatataaaaaacttgcagaaacattctgttcgtaactctggacattttcgGAGCGATTCTAGCGATTTTCAGGCTTCGGAGGCTTCTGCTgtcacccggattcaagccacattgtgctGATAAGCTTTGTTATCTTCCAGATTCTtaatcttatgcttgtttatggtttggttttctaatctttccggaattttgttaatctttcaagcatttagattaatatttatgtattattgtagcctttgggcaaaaacacaacaatccctcaccttattatagccattagtatgttaatctttattcgtaatgacatttggaagtattttctatgattatctttgatgattagtttgcaaccttgttattgatattgatttcttgattataaataactgtgttggatgattggtacttggttagttgagatagttgaaaaatgaagcttaattataatcatgtattagtaaactttaaacttggttaactagtttagcttggttaaaatgtgggcaccatgatactagaaatggttagtggtttaataaaatgtaattattgttaatcaagaaagcttgccgtcacgtaaggaccttaacgggttaaatggtgtcgttataaattcttgccatgatttgttagtttagttagtagtttaggccaaaattgctatcttggtgactttatgtgcaagatttgtaaaatgaactcggttgtgatttaatctagtttatgcttgtctcggtggttgcattgtgtttatcggtgtcgctttccttgtttaagtgaggttagaaaactcctaacggatgactaacttatttttaagagattttcatagacatttatcaattgcacgttaaagaacaattttaggtggttaaagtgtgtttatcgttttagctttccgaatgattgtcatgttaggattcctgaaagggatactaattgtcttaaaaatggaaaattgaccgaatgcttctagtgccaaaaccgacttagttgacatgctttgattatgtattaagcaaggctatttatctattttagtatttgaaatctactatgttttataagtatttgtttatgcttactttagtttattaaaaatcaaacaacttatgtttttaccggtagtttagtgacaaaggtctagtattatttctccgcccatttccttggatcgatacttggttcttaccgatactttactacatatatgacggggtacacttgcctctttcgtgtgtgttttgatgtaaaagtaataatcacttttataaatttaaaaccaaatcgtgtgcaatttcattgtaaaaatatgtgtagtcgcgcacacgtcaccaatctgtcacaccccaaccgatggcggaaacatcggggcgtggcactgagcgaaacagattgtccagaagtttccataacaattatcattaccaatcaatttaaagtaacatgtcccataccatgtcttaaaagacaaacaaattattacaggcAAATCaaggcaaattgttctgttccgacaactcaggtttcattagtacagacaactatttgttggttactaagactctttcctagccttgatttccaagcaaatagacaccttaagcacctgtcacatacgttaaagtaaaagtcaatacacatagtgtaaaggtgagtatacaagtttgataatagcatatagagttcgaaatagattacgcataaccagtacgtacactgagtaaaacgaagcatgttagttatcgacatgaacctatcgataccaatgactgcgggttgactgcccaaggcagttcgtactacatgatcaccactgtaatccatgcaaataattgtccttaacaacccccgtgtgaacgggtgctgagtccaaactatagtactatcgttgctaaggcaggtagacaacattccatatgtaaacataacaaacaagcattcattaagtcacgtttAACATGCAGTAActgttagcgttaaaagtattgcgtagtgtgttcgatgtgatttagaataggtaacgtatgtaacacccaaaagtgcgaaagcaaaaagggttcgagtatactcacagcggttgacgGATTGAAAGGAGCGCTAGGGAgcagggttagcctgaacagattgataacataacgataagtgacgcaTAAAATGATGCAAAGTGCGAGTGGCtcggatggcagttcgatcggatagcCGGTCGCTCagatggcaatccgttcggacagcggTCCGGTCGGACAGCTAGTCcggtcggatggctgttcgagtggattgtttcttcctttgagaaggatgtgtttgtgtatgatggcttaacttttgaagtttttgttgtagtattttgaaaacattgaagtacctCTACCCtttaggtcggtcgatcggacggtcgtccgATAGGTTGACACTTTAGGGAGAACAAGTTCTTaacaggttgtcactcgatcggacatcagttcgatcggatggcatcCTTGGTGCATTGAACACGTTAGAATCGTTTAAGTATTAAAGTCCAAATGTTTCATGATTCgaatggcagttcgatcggatggtattCCGATCGGACAGCGATTCGTTCAACACTCAGACTCCAGATCTTGGTAAGattggttaagtgtgggacccatagTGTAAGTCGTTCGGACGGCCGGTCGCTCGGATGGCTATCCGTTTGGACAGCAGTCCGGTCGGACAACACTCCGTCCTGGTCGTTCCATTCGTTTTACACTTGtccgttttgattgtttgtcgttttatcgagacgtTTTGATAACGAGTCAAGCAACAGGAACTTTGTCAATACTTGTTCCTCCtaatcggacaggaatcacccaaatctgatTAGTTAACTATTCGAGACGGTGTttcacgtttaacccgaaatcagtaaacctcgtggatagaatacggatcttgaaccaacacaaccacaGAAATAagtagtaagtcggcacaagctccgattctaccggttttgagtgcattgagtgtaaaagagttgaaagaaagttggaaaaccatctttcaatcctttttgttgtgaatatgtttagatctatgaaaggtcttcgtttgtttatgtggaaatcggttagatctaggttgttcttggtggattgaggccaaaacatgaagttcttcaagaacacatgatgacgtcatcctagaacacctcggatcttgatgatttcacggttaaaagttaagattcaaaagatagaaaggtgtaggagtgcgtgtagatcaaggaagtacaataTTTAGGACGAGATCATACCGGAATTGCGAGAAATCGAAGGAAAAAGCGAGTAGGAGCACTGGTCGGACGTCActtgccaaaagtggaaagaatgaaagtgacatggggtattaataggattccaaaagtggaaagggctgGTCGGTCGGATGGCACCTCGCCCGGGTGGTAGCCCGGTCGGACGGTACCTCGACCAGATGGCAACCTGGTCGGATAGCAATCCGGCCGGCTGGCACCTGGTTCGAGTGTTcagtgcgacgagttttgctatttcgattgcgattgcgagcgatgcgatagagtttcctagtcaaattacttttaatcccaactactcatatcttgcgctatctcttctctaccaattatcatactatatctacatacaagcatccttatttcgtattcgtttagcgcttgtgattcgattgcgattgagctcgattgcgtttcgattgattaccacacatcacataaattaaacatgcacaagtaacacataacaggcacatacacacacatatgtaTTTAACCAAAATTGCGTATTTCAAGCTGCGAGTGCCATTGCGATGTTGGCGAAATTAGATTGATTATCGTTTAGtcgactttatcgcattgttacttcctattattcacagtcgtaaggcgattcgtagcgataaatacacatcgattactgcgattcttaacaattactccacataatacaactaacgcaAAACATAAAACAGACTaactataagtcaaagaagtcaaaacaggaattgagcgaggagagacagatcgcttagcaatcttttcttcctttgacttcaatcttgaccttgactttgactttcgaaacacggggtgttacagagtCCGGGTGTGACGGCCCCCCTGATGTCACCCTTATGAGAAAATTATGTGATCTCAGAGTTAACTTAAAAGCTTGGAGGGGCGATATTTTGAAAAAGAGTTATGAGGAGGTGACTTTGGCTATGGCTGATCTCGAAAATATTCAGACCGTTATGGAAGAAAGGGATATGACTGAAGAAGAGGAGTGGATTATGTTGGAAAGTAAAAAAAGTGTTAAAGGAGGAAGAAGAACGGAAAAGTAGAGACTTAAGACAAAGATCGAGGCTAAAATGGGCTAAGGAAGGCGACGAGAATTCAAATTTTTTCCGTGCTATGGTAAACTGCAGGAAAGCGACTAATTTAATTCATGGTTTGGAGGTTGATGGATCTTGGGTGTCGAAGCCGTCTCAAGTCAAAAAGGAGGTTTACAGGTTTCTTAAAAATAAATTCGTTGAAGATTGTGTTGAACGTCCTCGTCTTATTTGTGCCGATGTTAAGAAAATCTCCGACGCCGACTCCATGTTTCTAGATTCTCGGTTCACTCGGGAGGAGATCAAGGGTGCTGTGTTTGAGTGCGGCAATGATCGGGCCCTGGGCCCCGACAGTATCAATTTTCGTTTTGTTAAGCATTTTTGGAATTTATTAGAAGACGATTTTTCCAATATAATGGCTGAAATTTTTTGAACATGGGGTGATCAATATGGGATGCGGATCCTCTTTTATTGCCATGATTCCTAAAGTTAAGGACCCGATCAGGCTGAAAGATTACCGGCCAATAAGTTTAGTAGGAATCATTAACAAGGTGATCTCGAAGATTTTGGCGAATAGACTAAAAAGGGTGCTGGACTCGATAATTTCTCCGTCTTAATCTGCCTTCATTAGTGGGAGATACATCCTGGATGGTCCTCTTATTATCAATGAAATTCAAAACTGGATCAAAAGAGCAACAAAAAAAGGTTTTTATTCTCAAGATCGACTTTGAAAAGGCCTACGACAACATAAACTGGAACTTCGTGTTGGATATTCTTGCTCAAATGGGATTTTCAAATAAGTGGTGCTCGTGGATCAAGGGCGTTATTTCATCGGCTAGGGCTTCGGTTCTGGTCAACGGCTCCCCGGCCTTTGAATTTAAATGTCATAAAGGTATGCGACAAGGGGACCCTATTTCCCCTTTCCTTTTTGTCATTGTAATGGAAGCTTTGTTGTGTATGATAAATAAAGCTTGTGGTTTGGGATTAGTCAAGGGCGTCTCTCTTCCCAATGATGGCCCTGTTGTTTCTCATTTATTTTATGCAGATGACGCTGTCATTCTTGGGGATTGGAGTAGGGAGAACATCCTTAATGTTGTGAGAATTATGAGGTGCTTTCACGCGTGCTCAGGGCTTAGAATCAATTTGTGCAAATCGAATTTATTTGGGGTTGGAATTCAGTCAGGGGAGGTCGAAGAGATGGCTGAGATAGTTGGATGCAAAGCGGAATCTTTCCCGTTCAAGTATCTTGGTTTGACTGTTGGGGCAAATATGAACCGGATTACCAACTGGAGGCCGGTCTTTGATATTTTTGAGAAACGTCTATCCTTATGGAAAGCCTCGTTTCTTTCTATTGGTGGTAGAGTCACCCTGATTCGGTCAGTTCTCTAAAGTCTCCCCACTTATTATTTTTCTCTTTACCGCGCCCCGGTAAAAGTTGTGGAGGATTTGGAAGCTTTGATTAGAAAGTTCcttcggggggggggggtcatcGGAGGATAAAAAGTTGCATTGGGTTGCGTGGGATAGGGTCACTTCTCCTGTAAAGATGGGTGGCTTAGGGCTTCATAAATTAAAAGACGTGAATACGGCTTTGTTAACTAAGTGGGGTTGGAGACATAAAAACGAAAAGGAAAGTTTGTGGGTTAAAATTGTCAATGCATTGCATGTTGGAGGATCTGATTGGGACTTTCTCCCGGCGAAAAGAGCTTATGGCGGAGTTTGGTGTAACATTGTTTCGGTTTTAAAGAAGCCTTTGGTAGATAATTTGCCTATTCGTAATTTGTTCAAAGGAGTGGTGGGTAAGGGAGATAATATTTTGTTTTGGCTCGATCCTTGGCTTTACGATGTTCTGTTGAGAAGTCCCCCTCCCTTTTTCATTTAGAGGTGGTGAAGACATGTAGTGTGCGTGATCGTCTTGACGGGGAAGGTCTTTGGCTTTGGAGGCACGACCCGGACTCTGACGCCGAAGTGGCTGAATGGCAGTCCTTACGGGCGGCTTTAGCTTCGGTTAGCCTGTCTACTATTCCGGACAGGTGGTCGTGGTTGGGATATGGTTCGGAAGGCTTCTCGGTGACTGCTGTGAAAAAGCACTTAGTGTCTATGATCGATTTTAGCAGCCGGTTCGTCATGGATTGGTGCAAATGGGTTCCGAAACAATGTAACATTTTTGCTTGGCGTGCAGACTTGAACAGAATCCCGACGGTTGAGGCGCTTGCTAAGAGAGGAGTGGTGGTAACTGACGATATGTGCAGTTTCTGTAACGAAGGTTTCGATTCCGTGACTCATCTTTTTACTACGTGTCCGCTGGCTTTGGGTTTATTGGAGAAGATAAGCTTTTGGTGCCGGATTCCGAATTTTTTCATTTTTGCTTTTAGAGACTTGCTTGAGATTCATAATCTGGGTGATAGAAGGAAGTCGGAAAGAAAGGTTTTACACGGCATTCTGCTTACGGCTTGTTGGGTGTTGTGGAAGGCTAGGAACGATCTGAGATTTAATGGCAAGAGGTGTTATGTCGACGAGATTTTTAGCGAAATTAGGGTGGTTAGTTTCTTTTGGTTTAAACACAGGGCTAAGAAAGGTAGCTTTGATTGggggattggtgtaaatttgtgaacatgtaatttgttgtttgttttgtccGTCCCGGTTTTCGGGTTTGGTTTTGTTAATGAAGTtcaccttaaaaaaaaaaaaaaaaaaaaaaaaaaaaaagacaaaacagTTAATGACAAAACATTAAGACATTTAAATATTTAATATACAACCATGTTCATAATCTGTCTATAATAATTAGTTTCACAACCGTGTTCATTATGTGTCTAAACCCAATTAATGTACAACCATATTCATAACAGGTTAAATAGGTCAAAATCACTTCAAGTGTATCTTTAATACATAAAACCTTCTATATCATTTTATTTACAAAACTAGATAATCAAAGAGCTAATTTATTTTAGATGAAATTTGACTAATGCACTGATGAACACTTTGTTCTATTCTTATCTTTCCCTTTATTCTAATCATTGGTGACAATATTCTTGTTTATCTTATATTATTAGGCTGGAAGGTATGGTTTGGCTCATCCCCACGGGGATGAGCCTCCACATAGGCGCCACGTAGGCGGCTAGCATGGGATGAGCCAAAATGAAGATGGAgggggatggaggatggggccccaccacatattttttattgtttaagtcattttaattgtttaatttttatttctttaacttttattttttataaatagtattcaacatttaaataaaaatactACATAAAGGAAGATAATAAAATCcattacataaaaaaaataaaaattacataacctaaaaaataaaaaattacgcTACCTAAAATTTGGAAAAAAAAGACtagatttaaaaatttaaaacaaacacaCTACTCGTCTTCGTCTTCGTCTTCGGCTCCGTCACCCTCCACAATGTTAACGTTGTTCCAAATATGTTCTACCAAATCTTGTTGAAGGTTTGCATGCGTGAAGTCGTTTGTTAGCGAgaacgagtttaaatcctgttGTGGGGGATCAACCGGGACAGTGTTCCCCCAAGATGCATTCTCATCATACTCACAAATCGCCCGACCTTCGTCTTCAATAATCATGTTATGGAGCAAAATGCAAGCGTACATACAAAGACGCAGCCTTTTTGGGGTGAACGCACGTGCCCGTTGTGCAACGATGGCCCATTTTTTCGTAAGACACCAAAAGCGCGTTCGATGTCTTTTCTTGCAGCTTCTTGACGCTTGGCAAATTTTTTCCGTTTTTCATCCTCGGGATACGGAATAGTCTTCACAATTGTAGACCAAGACGGATATATCCCGTCAGCAAGATAATACCCACGTCTATACTCAACCCCAGAAACTGTAAAACTTGTGTCCGGTCCCGTTCCATTAACGACATCGGTAAAGATGGCCGATTGGTATAACACGTTAAGGTCGTTAAGTGAACCAGGGAGACCAAAGAAAGAATGCCATATCCACAAATCTTGTGATGCCACAGCTTCAAGTATCACAGTTGGATAGCCGTGATCACCTCGCGTATATTGGCCGCGCCACGCAGTCGGGCAATTATGCCACCCCCAATGCATACAATCAATGCTACCAAGCATTCCCGGAAATCCGTGCCTTGCTTCATGCGCTTGGTACAACTGTTGAACATCATACGCGTTTGGTTTCCGCAAATATTTTTTGCTATACAGTTTCACCACATTATGGCAAAACCGATACAAACATTCCCGCGTAGTTCTTGCCGACATCTGTAAGTACTCGTCCAAAGCGTCGGCCACTGTCCCGTACGCCAGTTGTCGAATGGCCGCAGTACACTTTTGTAACGTTGTAAACCCTTCATAATTTCGAGCATCCGGACGTTGCGTGAAAAACGGGTCTAGCCCCGCCAAATCATTGGCAATCCTTGTGAATAAGCGGCGACTCATTCGGAACCTGCGTCTAAAAATGTCGGCGTTGTAAAGTGGCTCATCCGAAAAATAATCGTTCACCAATTTCTCGTGCGCTCCTGTCGTATAAAATATATAAGTACGAGATAAAAAAAATAAGGACAATGAAATTTTGTAATGAAAACCTTGGCGGTCTCTGTTAATGCGTATTCGTGTGGTAATAACATTTTCACCaatttcttcctcttcctcttcgtcttcctcttcctcttcgatTAAAATCTGTCCCGCCCGTAGAACAGCGTTTGCGAAAAACATCTCCTCTTCGTCATCCGAAGACGAGGGCCACCAAGGATTAGAAGCCATTGTGGGTAAAaggatatttttttttataaaagtaggGAGAAATTGGTATAAAAGTGAGAGTGTTTTGGGTTGAAAGTGGGGAAATAATATTGAAAGTGGTTGAATTTATAggaaaaaatgaatttttttttttattaaaaaactaGCCGTTCAACGGCTATATGGTTTGAAATTTGGGGCGGCACACCCGTCTTGTGCTCGCCGGTTGTGATGTTTGCCGGgccagggggcggtgtgggggtccggcgccgggccaagccggcccccataccttctagtcttagCTGTTCAGTTTCCTTTTTCTTAAAATGCACAAAGATAACCTTAAAAGTTGTTTCTTTAAATTGAAAGGAtaatgtttgtgtttgtgtttgaaaaGGTCCTCATGAGGCTGTTGAAGCAAGCAAGCCACATGGGTGCAGAATGGccatataattattatttaacaaaCTAATAATGTTGAGATGGAAATTCCCTATTAAGAATTTCTTTATTAATGTTCAAAGCTCAGTGGAACAAAAAATATTAGTTAGTTGCTATAACAAAACAAATGCTACCAGGATAATGTGCAAATGAGCTCAGTGTGGGAATGAATATGTAGTAGTTTCATAGCAAACCCTGCAAACAAATTTGTCAAGAAGATTATTTTTGTAACAATTGAGCATAACACTAGAAGACAGATAATAAAAACCAACCTAAATAGAAACATCAATATATAAGTTGTGTTCTTGTCATCAAAGACGAAACTGCGTAATATATATACTTGGGTTCCTTCGAAAAAATATATGCATTACCTATACATATCAATTTCCATCCTTATTCTACCATATTGTATATTTCGAATTTTACAAAATACAAATCACCTTCCTATAATCATTGAAAACCTGAATAACCTCACCCGATATAATAACCTGAAGAACACCCCTACTCCATAGAAGGGAAAGTGAAGAGGCTTGAGATAAAAGTTGTGTATCAAGTGcatactcttttttttttttttttttttgtcgagGGAGGCTACATGAGAGGCAAGGCATGTTCTTTATCAAATCTCTGGTTTGACTTGGGCGTAAGTCATTCGTTTGGATCTATTAACTTTCGTAGAAAAAGGTCTTAGTCGTAGAGCGAGTAAATAGTAGCCTCCTCGTGTGGGTGAGTGAAAGAGGTATTTAGTAGTTGCACAATTAAAATAGAAAATGCTGAGATTAATATGTGGGTTTGACATGATCCATTTGGATTGCAAAACAAGCCAAATTTGAGGTATCTTCAAAGttatacccttatacaattagcaacttAGGGTATGTTTCATTTTTTAAAAGTCACACCTTTTGGTTCATATTACTCACACCCTTTCATTATATACTTAGGTTATGTCTTTTTATTTAAAAGTCACATCTTTTAGTTCATTTTACCCACACCCTttcatttgtttattatatattatattaccTATACTTACAATTTACAAAAAGCAAAGTATTTCTCTTTATCCACGTGAAGTTTTGAAGGGATGCAACTTATATATTTTTACCCACTATATCTCTACCCAGATAACCGCCATCACAATCCAACAACAATATTTACTCTCAAACTTTACCGTTGTCATGAGGCCGACACAAACATTCAACAACCTGCGTGCACAAACGGAGGCGTCTCCTCTCACCACCCCATTTCAAACAGCACGCACGTCTCCTCCAACGGCCACCACCCCCATCGTTTGCCACCTTTTCACCACTCTATATAACCATCACCACCCCCATTTTTGTTCTTGTTGGTAATCGAACATGCGAATCACAGGTTTGAATATAAAGAATTGAGAATCGAGAATAATAAACTTGCTTGTATTGAATGAAAAGTGATGATTACAATTGACATACATGAACCCTATATATACTATACGAATAGATGCGATTGTAGAGACGTGTCTCTTCATAAACGGTTGCGATTCTTGAACTTGTGGATGAGATTGATCTTGAAGAGGTGTGTCTCCTTGAAAAATCACGTCCCCTTGTCTCTGTGATGTAGGCATCGATGTGAACAGGTACGTCTCCTGGAGAGGCGTCCCTTGATTAAGTTTGTAGGTTACAAACTTTCATCTTGTCGCTTCCGGTCCTCGCACTTACTAACTAATCTAATTATAACATAAACTGACTATCTACTAATTACAGAATGACCCCTATACCTATATTTAGTTTAAAACACCAATACTCCCCCTTAAACTAAATATAGTTTAACAAAGGTCTTCAACTTGCTTGACTTGCAGTAGCATTGGTTCCTCTTCCAATGCGAGATTGGCTTCTTGTTGCGTGTCTTTCTCCTTTTCCTTCCACTTGGTGCAATCTTTTGCAAAATGACCAAGTTCTCCACAATCATAACATCTGAACTTGCTTTTGTCTTGGTTTCTTGGACCCATATCTTTTCCACGTCCTCTTcctcctttgaaagatccttgtCCTTGACTTCTGCCATAGTTTTGAACACTACGACCCTTTCCATGATGCAAACTTTCAAATTGGTTATCTGCACGTGCCATCATGAGTCCTCCTTGATTATTATCTTCTTGCTTGTCTTGACTTTTGAGACGTTCTTCAAAAGCTATTATTCTTCCCACTGCTTCTTCAAATGGCATTTTGtctatttctgaatattgttcGATATTTGCCACGATGGGTAGGAACTTCTTCGGAACGGAGATAAGTAACTTCCTTACGAGTTTCTTGTCTTTGATAGTGGTACCGAGAGTTTTAAATTTGGCTTTTATACCACTCAACTTGCTTGCGAAACTACTTACTGTGTCGTTCTCATCCATCTTTAAAACTTCCAGTTCGCTCCTCAAAGTTTGTAGACGTGCTTTCTGAACCATATCTGCTCCGAGATGACGAACTTTGATTGCATCCCATACTTCCTTTGCTTTTTCGTATTGCGCAACTTGCATCAAAACATCTTCTGGTAACGTTTGGAAGATAAGTGCTTTCGTTGTGTGCGCCTTCTTTTCATTTATCCCTTCCGTTGAAACAACTGTTTCCCAAAGACTATATGCCTTCAAGATTGTTTCCATCATAACTGCCCATTGGGTGTAATTCGTCTCTTTCAATTTTGGGCATTGAAGAGATACATTCCCTTGCTCGTGGAGTGACGTTGATGCACTTCCTTCTTTTTCTGTCATGCCTCCTTTCTTTCTCGCCTTGCTTTTCTTGCCTATCTTGCTTTTGATCGGATGATCCCTTTCTTGACCGTGTAGATCAAATTTCTTACTTAGTACTTGCGTCTGGCCAACT from Helianthus annuus cultivar XRQ/B chromosome 10, HanXRQr2.0-SUNRISE, whole genome shotgun sequence harbors:
- the LOC110883075 gene encoding uncharacterized protein LOC110883075, translating into MASNPWWPSSSDDEEEMFFANAVLRAGQILIEEEEEDEEEEEEIGENVITTRIRINRDRQGAHEKLVNDYFSDEPLYNADIFRRRFRMSRRLFTRIANDLAGLDPFFTQRPDARNYEGFTTLQKCTAAIRQLAYGTVADALDEYLQMSARTTRECLYRFCHNVVKLYSKKYLRKPNAYDVQQLYQAHEARHGFPGMLGSIDCMHWGWHNCPTAWRGQYTRGDHGYPTVILEAVASQDLWIWHSFFGLPGSLNDLNVLYQSAIFTDVVNGTGPDTSFTVSGVEYRRGYYLADGIYPSWSTIVKTIPYPEDEKRKKFAKRQEAARKDIERAFDEGRAICEYDENASWGNTVPVDPPQQDLNSFSLTNDFTHANLQQDLVEHIWNNVNIVEGDGAEDEDEDE